In a genomic window of Sulfurimonas denitrificans DSM 1251:
- the pheT gene encoding phenylalanine--tRNA ligase subunit beta — MIVTRSWLNEWIDISTISTDKLVKTLNSIGLEVDSISSYEVPQKIVFGRVLECKKHPDADKLNICQVDIGVSTRQIVCGASNVRAGLDVVVATIGAVMPDGTIIKPVTLRGIESEGMICSAKEIGLADINSGIIEIDSSIGKYKIGEEVSQNHLFSDDIIEVELTANRGDCLSIRGVARDLSAAFDKPLRERKIQEDEDKRVGIGRILSLSHENNLGVNIRYKAVDFKNLTLPFIVRLRLSQLDDKKESDVESLMLYATHSSGVILRAYDYALFCAKDETMAKISLCRDKNGFASVMTKDKKVSIVGVMQEELFKVAHSNGVVLIEATYIPPDVISKKMQENKIPAGISYYRASRGSEPDLNQGLDYCISVIEDNSESSVYGGTIEIDEPHEDKIISLNKKEIDEIVGANIDKAKITKILKNLGFDTTKSLADNFVIIVPKFRHDIVNKQDIVEEIVRLVGIDNIPSKPFTFTETNSFSSDYYDYKKRVTYRHKAAFSGFFESVHFVFDEKKVLQEYGFEILDESKELLNPIVNTLDTLRSTLLCGLLRATSNNINNGYSSVKLFEVGSVFNSQREESLKMALIFSGDREAESLANTGKPAKVDFALFVQKVSNVIGEFELREYKTKHTLSHPYQCAEIFIKEVSVGEIFRLHPNVEQKYDLDVTYMCELNFNKLPNDLKTAKQSSKYQASFRDLSIVMPQEMAYEKIKNVIDASSTKELVRFYVVDKYSDKSLGENMSLSIRFVLQSFDKTLEEEEITNAMNTILEALKNQLGVGIR, encoded by the coding sequence ATGATAGTTACAAGAAGTTGGTTAAATGAGTGGATAGATATAAGTACGATATCTACCGATAAATTAGTAAAAACTTTAAATTCTATTGGCTTAGAAGTAGATAGCATATCTTCATACGAAGTGCCTCAGAAAATAGTTTTTGGAAGAGTTTTAGAGTGTAAAAAGCATCCAGATGCAGATAAATTGAATATTTGTCAGGTAGATATTGGAGTTAGTACACGCCAGATAGTTTGTGGAGCTTCTAATGTAAGAGCTGGTCTTGATGTTGTAGTTGCAACAATTGGTGCAGTTATGCCAGATGGCACCATTATAAAGCCAGTTACACTTCGCGGTATTGAATCTGAGGGGATGATATGTTCTGCTAAAGAGATAGGTCTTGCTGATATTAATAGTGGAATTATTGAGATAGATAGCAGTATTGGAAAATATAAAATAGGTGAAGAGGTTTCACAAAATCATCTATTTAGTGATGATATTATAGAGGTTGAACTAACTGCAAATCGAGGTGATTGTCTAAGTATCAGAGGAGTGGCAAGAGACTTAAGTGCAGCTTTTGACAAACCACTAAGAGAGAGAAAAATTCAAGAAGATGAGGATAAGAGAGTTGGAATTGGGCGCATCTTATCACTCTCTCATGAAAATAATTTGGGTGTAAACATCAGATACAAAGCTGTTGATTTTAAAAATCTTACACTCCCTTTTATAGTCAGACTTAGATTATCGCAATTAGACGATAAAAAAGAGTCTGACGTAGAGTCTTTAATGCTTTATGCAACACATAGTAGTGGAGTTATATTAAGAGCGTATGATTATGCTCTTTTTTGTGCCAAAGATGAGACAATGGCAAAAATATCTTTATGTAGGGATAAAAATGGCTTTGCCTCAGTCATGACAAAAGATAAAAAAGTTTCAATTGTTGGGGTTATGCAAGAGGAACTCTTCAAAGTTGCTCACAGCAACGGAGTAGTTTTAATTGAAGCTACATATATTCCACCAGATGTTATCTCTAAAAAAATGCAAGAGAATAAAATTCCTGCTGGAATAAGTTACTATAGGGCATCTCGTGGAAGCGAACCAGATTTAAATCAAGGTTTAGATTATTGTATTAGCGTTATTGAAGATAACTCTGAATCGTCTGTATATGGCGGAACTATTGAGATTGATGAGCCACATGAGGATAAAATTATTAGTCTTAACAAAAAAGAGATTGATGAGATAGTTGGCGCAAATATCGATAAGGCAAAAATTACTAAAATATTGAAAAATTTAGGTTTTGATACAACAAAATCTTTAGCGGATAACTTTGTTATTATAGTTCCAAAATTTAGACATGATATTGTAAATAAACAAGATATTGTTGAAGAGATTGTTCGCCTTGTCGGAATAGATAATATCCCATCAAAACCATTTACCTTTACTGAAACAAATAGCTTTAGCAGTGACTATTATGATTATAAAAAAAGAGTGACATATAGACATAAAGCGGCATTTAGCGGTTTTTTTGAATCTGTTCATTTTGTTTTTGATGAGAAAAAAGTCCTACAAGAGTATGGGTTTGAGATTTTAGATGAGAGTAAAGAGCTGTTAAATCCTATTGTAAACACATTAGATACGCTTAGATCAACACTTCTTTGTGGACTTCTTAGAGCTACATCTAATAACATTAACAATGGGTACTCTTCTGTTAAACTTTTTGAAGTTGGTTCTGTTTTTAATTCCCAAAGGGAAGAGTCTTTAAAAATGGCTCTTATTTTTAGTGGAGATAGAGAAGCGGAGAGTTTGGCAAATACTGGAAAACCTGCAAAAGTTGATTTTGCTCTATTTGTGCAAAAAGTTTCTAATGTTATCGGAGAGTTTGAGCTTCGTGAATATAAAACTAAACATACACTATCTCATCCGTATCAGTGTGCTGAGATATTTATTAAAGAGGTTAGTGTAGGAGAGATATTTCGTCTTCATCCAAATGTGGAGCAGAAGTATGACTTAGATGTTACTTACATGTGTGAGTTAAATTTTAATAAACTCCCTAATGATTTAAAAACAGCAAAGCAATCTTCTAAATATCAAGCATCTTTTAGAGATTTAAGTATAGTTATGCCTCAAGAGATGGCTTATGAAAAAATTAAAAATGTAATCGATGCATCTTCAACAAAAGAGCTTGTACGTTTTTATGTAGTTGATAAATATAGTGATAAGTCTCTTGGTGAAAATATGAGTTTATCTATTCGTTTTGTACTTCAATCATTTGATAAAACACTCGAAGAAGAGGAGATTACAAATGCAATGAACACTATCTTAGAAGCACTCAAAAATCAACTTGGAGTCGGGATAAGATGA
- a CDS encoding histidine triad nucleotide-binding protein, whose product MCIFCKIINNEIPSNIVLENKKFLAFNDINPKAPTHILVIPKLHVESFNEVTPKSMKKMTKFMQDVAKEAGVEQSGYRIITNIGEDGGQEVKHLHFHLLGGAKLAWPDLIDNNPKNDTDKKSTPNPKNRAKK is encoded by the coding sequence ATGTGCATATTTTGCAAAATAATAAACAATGAAATTCCATCAAATATAGTCTTGGAGAATAAAAAATTTTTAGCGTTTAACGATATTAATCCAAAAGCTCCTACTCATATCTTAGTTATACCAAAACTACATGTAGAGAGCTTTAATGAAGTAACTCCAAAGAGTATGAAGAAGATGACTAAGTTTATGCAAGATGTTGCAAAAGAGGCTGGTGTTGAGCAGAGCGGTTATAGGATAATAACAAATATCGGTGAAGATGGAGGACAAGAGGTCAAGCATCTTCACTTTCATCTCTTAGGTGGAGCAAAACTCGCTTGGCCAGACCTAATTGATAACAATCCAAAAAACGATACAGATAAAAAGAGTACTCCAAACCCAAAAAACAGGGCTAAAAAGTAG
- the pheS gene encoding phenylalanine--tRNA ligase subunit alpha, with amino-acid sequence MKHWYDLITEAQSVEKIEEIRISLFGKKGVLAAEFARMKEASDEEKSKIAQELNIHKTTLMNELVQRKITLQTQELQEHMKSEAIDVTMFSSSSESGALHPVMQTMDRIVEYFSSMNFTVKTGTMVEDDFNNFEALNLPKYHPARDMQDTFYFKDEMLLRTHTSPVQIRTMMSSKPPIRMIAPGAVFRRDYDITHTPMFHQVEGLLVDKEGAVSFANLKFILEDFLKYMFGDVEVRFRPSFFPFTEPSAEVDISCVFCKGSGCRVCSKTGWLEVLGCGIVDPNVFEAVKYQNVSGYAFGLGVERFAMLIHQIGDLRSLFEGDIKLLEQFR; translated from the coding sequence TTGAAACATTGGTATGATTTAATAACAGAGGCACAAAGTGTCGAAAAAATTGAAGAAATTCGAATATCTCTATTTGGTAAAAAAGGGGTTTTAGCAGCAGAGTTTGCTAGAATGAAAGAGGCATCGGATGAAGAGAAATCAAAAATTGCACAAGAGTTAAACATACATAAAACTACTCTTATGAATGAACTTGTGCAGAGAAAAATCACTCTTCAAACACAAGAGCTTCAAGAGCACATGAAAAGTGAGGCGATAGATGTAACTATGTTTAGCTCATCTTCTGAATCAGGTGCACTTCACCCTGTGATGCAGACAATGGACAGAATTGTAGAGTACTTCTCATCTATGAATTTTACAGTTAAAACTGGCACAATGGTTGAGGATGACTTTAATAATTTTGAAGCATTGAACTTACCTAAGTACCATCCAGCTCGTGATATGCAAGATACATTCTATTTTAAAGATGAGATGCTTCTGCGTACACATACTTCCCCTGTTCAGATCAGAACTATGATGAGCTCAAAGCCGCCGATTCGCATGATAGCTCCAGGGGCTGTTTTTAGAAGAGATTATGATATTACTCACACACCTATGTTTCATCAGGTTGAGGGTCTCTTGGTAGATAAAGAGGGTGCTGTATCTTTTGCAAATCTAAAGTTTATTTTAGAAGATTTTTTAAAGTACATGTTTGGAGATGTAGAAGTTCGTTTTCGTCCTAGCTTTTTCCCTTTCACAGAGCCATCAGCTGAAGTTGATATCTCATGTGTTTTTTGTAAAGGAAGCGGTTGTAGAGTATGCTCAAAAACAGGTTGGCTTGAGGTTTTAGGCTGCGGTATAGTAGATCCAAATGTTTTTGAAGCTGTAAAGTATCAAAATGTAAGTGGATATGCTTTTGGGCTTGGAGTTGAGCGGTTTGCAATGCTTATCCATCAGATAGGAGATCTTCGTTCACTTTTTGAGGGAGATATAAAGTTGCTGGAGCAGTTTAGATGA
- a CDS encoding OsmC family protein: protein MKISVSHLNEMKFEAKTQKSSFIINCPEISPIEYFLSGIISCSATDMVLLPKNQGKTVSNLVIDGEVVRNEDFPKKFNTLHLDYSFDSDADDIVAARWVMASLETYCSTINTIRESVSISYSITHNGTKIRDNEKMISGGGSKIDMGNIESCPS, encoded by the coding sequence ATGAAAATTAGCGTATCACACTTAAATGAGATGAAATTTGAGGCAAAAACTCAGAAGAGCAGTTTTATAATTAACTGTCCAGAGATAAGCCCAATAGAGTATTTTTTATCAGGAATTATCTCATGTAGCGCAACAGATATGGTACTGCTGCCAAAAAATCAAGGTAAAACAGTCTCAAATTTAGTTATAGATGGTGAAGTAGTGAGGAATGAGGATTTTCCTAAAAAATTCAATACTCTTCATCTTGATTATAGTTTTGATTCTGATGCGGATGATATAGTGGCTGCTAGATGGGTTATGGCTTCACTTGAAACTTACTGCTCAACTATTAACACAATTAGAGAAAGTGTCAGTATCTCCTACTCAATTACACATAATGGCACGAAGATAAGAGATAACGAGAAGATGATTTCTGGTGGTGGAAGTAAGATAGATATGGGCAATATAGAGAGTTGCCCTTCATAA